A segment of the Candidatus Microthrix subdominans genome:
CGCGGTTGGGGCGGCACAGGTGTTCCTGTACGTGCGTGGCGAGATGGCCCATGCCCAGGAGCGCATCGCCGCCGCCCTCAACGAGGCCTACGCGGCCGGGCTGGTCGGCCGCAACATCGCCGGCTCGGACTTTTCGGTCGACATCGTCATGGCCTGGGGTGCCGGCGCCTACATCGTCGGCGAGGAAACCGCCCTGATCGAGTCGCTCGAGGGCGAGCGCGGCATGCCGCGCTTGAAGCCGCCGTATTTCCCGGCCGCCAAAGGCCTCTACATGGCGCCGACGATCGTCAACAACGTCGAGACACTATCGAACCTGCCGTGGCTGATCACCCACGGGACCGAGGCGTACCGAGCCGTCGGCACCGAAACCAGCCCGGGCACCCGGCTGATCGCCCTGTCGGGACATGTCAACCGACCGGGCATCTACGAGGTGGCCCAGGGCACGACCACCTTCCGCGACCTGTTCTTCGGTGAGGATTTCGGCCAGGGCATCCGCGAAGGCCACGAGCTGAAGATGTTCATCCCCGGCGGCGGCTCTGCGCCGTGGTTCTACCCCGAACAGCTCGACATGCCACTCGAGGGCAAGGTGGTGGGCGGCGCCGGCTCGATGCTCGGCTCCGGCGCAGTCGTCGCCATGGACGAGACCACCGATGCGGTCGCCGCCTGTCTGCGGCTGGTGCGCTTCTTCGCCCGGGAGAGCTGCGGTAAGTGCACCCCGTGCCGTGAGGGCACCACCTGGCTCGAGCGCATCCTTCGCCGCATCATCGACGGCTACGGCCGTCCGGAGGACCTGGGCCTGCTGGCGTCGGTCGGCGACAACATCTCCCCCGGGCCCTACCCCAACGCCGCCTGGGAGGCCGAGGGCCTCGAAGCGGTGCCGTTCCCGCCCAGGCAGACGACGAT
Coding sequences within it:
- a CDS encoding NADH-quinone oxidoreductase subunit F (part of NADH-ubiquinone oxidoreductase complex I; shuttles electrons from NADH, via FMN and iron-sulfur (Fe-S) centers, to quinones in the respiratory chain; NuoF is part of the soluble NADH dehydrogenase fragment, which represents the electron input part of NADH dehydrogenase), with the protein product MSYRDHITTFGAGADVPMVVSSRFAEPAGHTLDGYRSTGSYRGYQALERVLTMAPSAVATAVRDATLLGRGGAGFPAGAKWGLMPGDVWPRYIVVNGDESEPGTYKDRLLMERDPHQLIEGSLIAAYAVGAAQVFLYVRGEMAHAQERIAAALNEAYAAGLVGRNIAGSDFSVDIVMAWGAGAYIVGEETALIESLEGERGMPRLKPPYFPAAKGLYMAPTIVNNVETLSNLPWLITHGTEAYRAVGTETSPGTRLIALSGHVNRPGIYEVAQGTTTFRDLFFGEDFGQGIREGHELKMFIPGGGSAPWFYPEQLDMPLEGKVVGGAGSMLGSGAVVAMDETTDAVAACLRLVRFFARESCGKCTPCREGTTWLERILRRIIDGYGRPEDLGLLASVGDNISPGPYPNAAWEAEGLEAVPFPPRQTTICPLGPSAVAPITSALRRFRPEFEAYIAAAENNRPRLTVTADPPPADRVDGASAAGGAHV